A part of Myxococcus landrumus genomic DNA contains:
- a CDS encoding M13 family metallopeptidase: MSPKKFLAHRAWATHALGTLLLTGCASSPQPAPTPETPPAAEAAPVAQAAPAPAPWSVPVAESLSAEAVRALGVELKNLDASVRPQDDFYQFVNGTWLKTTPIPADRARYGTFIELADKAELALRTIIEEAAAAKDRKAGTTPQKVGDLYNSFMDTKRIESLGLKPIAGELSRVRKLKSKDQLPELFAELQRDGVQTPFSLFVGQDQKQATRYIAYFSQGGLGLPDKDYYSNQEPKFVEIRAAYVAYIEKLLTLAGEKDAKKAAQDILAFETALADKSWTRVKSRDREATYNLKSIAELETLSKGFPWGRFFKAAGAQSTPAIIVRQPDFFESLAGIIDTTPVPVIKQYLAFKVVSARAPLLSSAFEQASFEFNGKTLQGLQENRPRWKRGVASVDEALGEAVGQLYVERHFSPASKERMKVLVSNLREAFRVGIDGLPWMSATTKAQAQDKLAKFNVKIGYPDKWRDYSKLQIVATDLVGNMRRSDAFEFQRMVNKLGKPIDRDEWGMTPQLVNAYYSPTMNEIVFPAAILQPPFFNPEADDATNYGAIGGVIGHEISHGFDDQGSRSDGDGNLRNWWTDEDKKGFESRTSVLVAQYSGFSPLESMKVNGELTLGENIGDLSGLTVAYQAYNLSLKGQQAPSIAGFTGAQRFFLGWAQVWRGLYRDETMRQLLLTDSHSPPMYRVNGVVRNMPEFYEAFGVKQGDAGWLPPEQRVKIW, encoded by the coding sequence ATGAGCCCCAAGAAGTTCCTTGCCCACCGCGCCTGGGCCACCCATGCCCTTGGCACCCTGCTGCTGACGGGCTGCGCCAGCTCGCCGCAGCCCGCTCCCACCCCCGAGACGCCGCCCGCGGCCGAGGCTGCTCCCGTCGCGCAGGCCGCTCCGGCCCCCGCGCCGTGGTCCGTTCCCGTCGCGGAGTCCCTGTCCGCGGAGGCGGTCCGCGCGCTGGGCGTCGAGCTGAAGAACCTGGATGCCTCGGTCCGCCCGCAGGATGACTTCTACCAGTTCGTCAACGGGACCTGGCTGAAGACCACGCCCATCCCCGCGGACCGCGCGCGCTACGGCACGTTCATCGAGCTGGCGGACAAGGCCGAGCTGGCGCTGCGCACCATCATCGAGGAGGCCGCCGCCGCGAAGGACCGCAAGGCCGGTACCACGCCGCAGAAGGTGGGTGACCTCTACAACAGCTTCATGGACACGAAGCGCATCGAGTCGCTGGGCCTCAAGCCCATCGCCGGTGAGCTGTCGCGGGTGCGGAAGCTGAAGAGCAAGGACCAGCTCCCGGAGCTCTTCGCGGAGCTCCAGCGCGACGGCGTCCAGACGCCCTTCAGCCTGTTCGTGGGCCAGGACCAGAAGCAGGCCACGCGCTACATCGCCTACTTCAGCCAGGGCGGACTGGGCCTGCCGGACAAGGACTACTACTCCAACCAGGAGCCCAAGTTCGTCGAGATCCGCGCCGCGTACGTCGCGTACATCGAGAAGCTCCTCACGCTGGCCGGTGAGAAGGACGCGAAGAAGGCGGCCCAGGACATCCTCGCGTTCGAGACGGCGCTGGCCGACAAGAGCTGGACCCGCGTGAAGAGCCGGGACCGCGAGGCCACGTACAACCTCAAGAGCATCGCGGAGCTGGAGACGCTGTCCAAGGGCTTCCCGTGGGGGCGCTTCTTCAAGGCCGCCGGAGCCCAGTCGACGCCCGCCATCATCGTTCGCCAGCCGGACTTCTTCGAGTCGCTGGCGGGAATCATCGACACGACGCCGGTGCCGGTGATCAAGCAGTACCTCGCGTTCAAGGTCGTGTCCGCCCGCGCGCCCCTCCTGTCGAGCGCCTTCGAGCAGGCCTCGTTCGAGTTCAACGGCAAGACGCTGCAGGGCCTGCAGGAGAACCGTCCGCGCTGGAAGCGTGGCGTGGCCTCCGTGGACGAGGCGCTGGGTGAGGCCGTGGGCCAGCTCTACGTGGAGCGTCACTTCAGCCCCGCGTCGAAGGAGCGCATGAAGGTGCTGGTCAGCAACCTGCGCGAGGCCTTCCGCGTGGGCATCGACGGGCTGCCCTGGATGAGCGCGACGACCAAGGCGCAGGCTCAGGACAAGCTCGCCAAGTTCAACGTGAAGATTGGCTACCCGGACAAGTGGCGGGACTACTCGAAGCTGCAGATTGTCGCCACGGACCTGGTCGGCAACATGCGCCGCAGCGACGCCTTCGAGTTCCAGCGCATGGTGAACAAGCTGGGCAAGCCCATCGACCGTGATGAGTGGGGGATGACGCCGCAGCTGGTGAATGCCTACTACAGCCCGACGATGAACGAGATTGTCTTCCCGGCCGCCATCCTCCAGCCGCCGTTCTTCAACCCGGAGGCGGACGACGCGACGAACTACGGCGCCATCGGCGGCGTCATCGGCCACGAAATCAGCCACGGCTTCGACGACCAGGGCAGCCGCTCGGACGGCGACGGCAACCTGCGCAACTGGTGGACGGACGAGGACAAGAAGGGCTTCGAGAGCCGCACCTCCGTGCTGGTGGCGCAGTACTCGGGCTTCAGCCCGCTGGAGTCGATGAAGGTCAACGGCGAGCTGACGCTGGGCGAGAACATCGGCGACCTGAGCGGTCTCACCGTGGCCTACCAGGCCTACAACCTGTCGCTGAAGGGCCAGCAGGCGCCCTCCATCGCGGGCTTCACGGGGGCGCAGCGCTTCTTCCTGGGCTGGGCCCAGGTGTGGCGCGGCCTGTACCGCGACGAAACCATGCGCCAGCTGCTCCTCACCGACAGCCACTCGCCGCCGATGTACCGGGTGAATGGTGTGGTGCGGAACATGCCGGAGTTCTACGAGGCGTTCGGCGTGAAGCAGGGTGATGCGGGCTGGCTGCCGCCCGAGCAGCGCGTGAAGATCTGGTAG
- a CDS encoding L,D-transpeptidase family protein, which yields MKFSCARVAAVIGALLALSAHGEDRVATARKQRMKDVTALFAAAGTPWPTDQLYVRAFKHERELEVWAGPKDGPLVKVRTYPFCAASGELGPKRRQGDLQVPEGFYTLDLFNPRSNYHLSIRVSYPNAADRHHQQAGVPLGGDIFVHGDCVSIGCIAIQDGPIEELYLMALDTRARTKRDAPIHIFPRRLDAAGMAALEKEAGTDAQRLALWKSLQPAYTLFEENPRVPRTSVNARTGAYEVKPAAKAGRAER from the coding sequence ATGAAATTCTCGTGTGCAAGAGTCGCCGCTGTCATTGGAGCCCTGCTGGCCCTGAGCGCCCACGGCGAAGACCGCGTCGCCACCGCTCGCAAGCAGCGGATGAAGGACGTCACCGCCCTCTTCGCCGCCGCTGGGACGCCGTGGCCCACGGACCAGCTCTATGTCCGGGCCTTCAAGCACGAGCGGGAGCTGGAGGTCTGGGCCGGCCCCAAGGACGGGCCCCTGGTGAAGGTGCGCACCTATCCGTTCTGCGCCGCGTCGGGCGAGCTGGGCCCCAAGCGCCGCCAGGGCGACCTCCAGGTCCCCGAGGGCTTCTACACCCTCGACCTCTTCAACCCGCGCAGCAACTACCACCTCTCCATTCGCGTCAGCTATCCCAACGCGGCGGACAGGCACCACCAGCAGGCCGGCGTCCCATTGGGCGGCGACATCTTCGTCCATGGCGACTGCGTGAGCATCGGCTGCATCGCCATCCAGGACGGCCCCATCGAGGAGCTGTACCTGATGGCGTTGGACACGCGCGCGAGGACGAAGCGGGATGCCCCCATCCACATCTTCCCGCGCAGACTCGACGCGGCGGGCATGGCGGCCCTGGAGAAGGAGGCGGGCACGGACGCGCAGCGGCTGGCCCTGTGGAAGAGCCTTCAGCCCGCGTACACGCTCTTCGAGGAGAACCCTCGGGTGCCTCGCACGTCCGTCAACGCCAGGACGGGGGCGTATGAAGTGAAGCCCGCGGCGAAGGCCGGGCGCGCGGAGCGCTGA
- a CDS encoding C45 family peptidase codes for MTAFLLTSKRLGALVLCASVLTGASAWAAPANSSVVPNGGFEVAGGSSAVPAFWTSTGPGKVSSSAEGKVEGSRGLLIANPQVGGETTAESSVLKLQVGQLYRLSAWVKTQGVQVDPQARYPTAHGACLSMKSFPFTNCAPVSSGDAGARASVLFFATQSSDNVQLHLGRNGKATGSAWFDDVRLEPVEDITAYVPLESVRWAGKGFRYDDGGWIYVHIEGEPYERGLQFGELVSQEIVRYMEKLGVRADSADASKGWNHKRLLADSLFLRKFDAEYLEEMKGIADGANKGGAKFKGRDLDVLDIVTLNTAVDSGQLEEANRATATSLSGRTFLKADEEAERGGKGDHCSSFVATKSATKDGRAIIGQIFMWDGYTGVHWDVMLDVQPTRGNRFVMQTFPGGIHSGADWFINSAGIVIGETTVGQTPFDINGTPQSNRIRKAAQYANSIDDVARIMKENNNGLYTNDWTLADAKTDEGACLLLGTKKTRLWRTGSKGNASDTPGNLKDFIWANNNNRDLEVRKESVSNPDNAPADLAFNTWNRDIAFWEYYERFGKKGFDLDSAIRMMASSPINRPHACDGKVTTSEMAEKLMFLAHYGKTTLREKMIGSRFMPDLPGATPHLSLGYTTFNPISVSHRLKEARKSWKPSEEPKALTQDFAKVKDAVSFDKSLLWANTLFPTTDGDNWLVSGTAGYWRLVRDVSGHEDKLDKAFEQQRDALAELNDRYLFTTTREADVAPAASKTDYGRYGTYLVPRIKGTFALHQLRLLLGNADFSKVMNAVHTRYANKNVTTADFKRTAQEASGKDVGPFLSQWLERTGLPQPRIRATAAQVKDGYEVTLKVEQPGPKPWHFVTLVEVRTAKGSTLERVEVKGTASETFVLRTQEAPVRVVFNPGNDVPVPRERFQVLSNQTDAWERLLMVHGTARQTESMRTLVLGYRETLADIFTERLVPVAPDFEVTDAQLADRDLMVFGGAEDNALLARLAQEKKLPVELGRRYFRWQGKTYGRPDDGIAMALPNPWNAKRTLYLFVANSGLQLWNMTRTYRRDLRGWAQFKGGEVTSKGFHDLEALSQDVTVVPAPAPVAPTAPAPAPSVPAPVMGQR; via the coding sequence GCCTTCCTCCTGACGTCGAAGCGACTCGGTGCGCTCGTGCTCTGCGCGAGCGTGCTCACGGGGGCCTCCGCATGGGCCGCCCCCGCCAATTCCTCAGTCGTCCCCAACGGAGGCTTCGAGGTCGCGGGAGGCTCCTCCGCCGTGCCCGCGTTCTGGACCTCGACAGGCCCTGGCAAGGTGAGCTCCAGCGCCGAAGGCAAGGTCGAAGGCTCGCGCGGCCTGCTCATCGCCAATCCGCAAGTCGGCGGTGAGACGACCGCCGAGTCCTCCGTCCTCAAGCTCCAGGTCGGCCAGCTCTACCGCCTGAGCGCCTGGGTGAAGACCCAGGGCGTGCAGGTGGACCCGCAGGCCCGCTACCCCACGGCCCACGGCGCCTGTCTGTCGATGAAGAGCTTCCCCTTCACCAACTGCGCCCCCGTCTCGAGCGGCGACGCCGGCGCTCGCGCCTCCGTCCTCTTCTTCGCCACCCAGTCCTCGGACAACGTCCAGCTCCACCTGGGCCGCAACGGCAAGGCCACCGGCTCCGCCTGGTTCGACGACGTCCGCCTCGAGCCCGTCGAAGACATCACCGCCTACGTCCCGCTCGAGTCCGTGCGCTGGGCGGGCAAGGGCTTCCGCTACGACGACGGCGGGTGGATCTACGTCCACATCGAGGGCGAGCCCTACGAGCGAGGCCTCCAGTTTGGCGAGCTCGTGTCGCAGGAGATCGTCCGCTACATGGAGAAGCTCGGCGTCCGGGCCGACAGTGCCGACGCATCCAAGGGCTGGAACCACAAGCGGCTCCTGGCCGACTCGCTCTTCCTGCGCAAGTTCGACGCCGAGTACCTCGAGGAGATGAAGGGCATCGCGGACGGCGCCAACAAGGGTGGGGCGAAGTTCAAGGGCCGCGACCTCGATGTGCTCGACATCGTCACGCTCAACACGGCCGTGGACTCGGGCCAGCTCGAGGAGGCCAACCGCGCCACTGCCACGTCACTGTCCGGCCGCACCTTTCTCAAGGCGGATGAAGAGGCCGAGCGAGGAGGGAAGGGCGACCACTGCTCCTCCTTCGTCGCCACCAAGTCCGCGACGAAGGACGGCCGCGCCATCATCGGTCAAATCTTCATGTGGGACGGCTACACGGGCGTCCACTGGGACGTGATGCTCGACGTGCAGCCGACGCGCGGCAATCGCTTCGTGATGCAGACCTTCCCGGGCGGCATCCACAGCGGCGCGGACTGGTTCATCAACTCCGCGGGCATCGTCATTGGCGAGACGACGGTGGGGCAGACGCCGTTCGACATCAACGGCACGCCGCAGTCCAACCGCATCCGCAAGGCCGCCCAGTACGCGAACTCCATCGACGACGTCGCGCGCATCATGAAGGAGAACAACAACGGCCTGTACACGAACGACTGGACGCTCGCGGACGCGAAGACGGATGAGGGGGCCTGCCTCCTGCTCGGCACGAAGAAGACGCGCCTGTGGCGCACAGGCAGCAAGGGCAACGCCTCCGACACGCCGGGCAACCTCAAGGACTTCATCTGGGCCAACAACAACAACCGCGACCTCGAGGTCCGCAAGGAGTCTGTCTCCAATCCGGACAACGCCCCCGCGGACCTGGCCTTCAACACCTGGAACCGGGACATCGCCTTCTGGGAGTACTACGAGCGCTTCGGCAAGAAGGGCTTCGACCTGGACTCCGCCATCCGGATGATGGCCTCCAGCCCCATCAATCGTCCGCACGCCTGTGACGGCAAGGTCACCACGTCCGAGATGGCCGAGAAGCTGATGTTCCTCGCCCACTACGGCAAGACGACGCTGCGCGAGAAGATGATTGGCAGCCGCTTCATGCCGGACCTGCCCGGCGCCACGCCGCACCTGTCACTCGGTTACACGACGTTCAACCCCATCTCCGTCTCCCACCGGCTGAAGGAGGCGCGCAAGTCCTGGAAGCCGTCCGAGGAGCCCAAGGCCCTCACGCAGGACTTCGCCAAGGTGAAGGACGCGGTCTCCTTCGACAAGTCGCTCCTGTGGGCCAACACGCTGTTCCCCACGACGGACGGAGACAACTGGCTCGTCAGCGGGACGGCCGGGTACTGGCGGCTCGTGCGCGACGTGTCCGGCCACGAGGACAAGCTGGACAAGGCCTTCGAGCAGCAGCGCGACGCGCTCGCGGAGCTCAATGACCGCTACCTCTTCACCACCACGCGCGAGGCGGACGTGGCGCCCGCCGCCTCGAAGACGGACTACGGCCGCTATGGCACGTACCTGGTGCCTCGCATCAAGGGCACCTTCGCGCTGCACCAGCTCCGGCTGCTCCTGGGCAACGCGGACTTCTCCAAGGTGATGAACGCCGTCCACACGCGCTACGCGAACAAGAACGTCACCACGGCGGACTTCAAGCGCACCGCGCAGGAGGCCTCGGGCAAGGACGTGGGCCCGTTCCTCTCGCAGTGGCTGGAGCGCACGGGCCTGCCCCAGCCGCGCATCCGCGCCACCGCCGCGCAGGTGAAGGACGGCTACGAGGTGACGCTCAAGGTGGAGCAGCCGGGCCCGAAGCCCTGGCACTTCGTCACGCTGGTCGAGGTGCGCACCGCCAAGGGCTCCACCCTGGAGCGCGTGGAAGTGAAGGGCACGGCGAGCGAGACCTTCGTCCTGCGCACGCAAGAGGCCCCGGTGCGCGTGGTGTTCAACCCGGGCAATGATGTGCCCGTGCCGCGCGAGCGCTTCCAGGTGCTCTCCAACCAGACGGATGCCTGGGAGCGGCTGCTCATGGTGCACGGCACCGCCCGGCAGACGGAGTCCATGCGCACGTTGGTGCTCGGCTACCGCGAGACGCTCGCCGACATCTTCACCGAGCGCCTGGTCCCCGTGGCCCCCGACTTCGAGGTGACGGACGCGCAGCTCGCCGACCGCGACCTGATGGTCTTCGGCGGCGCCGAGGACAACGCGCTGCTGGCCCGCCTGGCGCAGGAGAAGAAGCTCCCGGTGGAGCTGGGCCGGCGCTACTTCCGCTGGCAGGGGAAGACCTACGGCCGCCCGGATGACGGCATCGCGATGGCGCTGCCCAACCCGTGGAACGCCAAGCGGACCCTGTACCTCTTCGTCGCGAACAGCGGCCTCCAGCTCTGGAACATGACGCGGACCTACCGCAGGGACTTGCGCGGCTGGGCCCAGTTCAAGGGCGGCGAGGTGACGAGCAAGGGCTTCCATGACCTGGAGGCCCTGTCGCAGGACGTGACGGTGGTCCCGGCTCCCGCGCCCGTGGCCCCCACCGCGCCGGCTCCGGCGCCGTCCGTCCCCGCGCCGGTGATGGGCCAGCGCTGA
- a CDS encoding OmpA family protein, translating to MASSSVQALWLALLALSSSATALAAEPSTVEQRAREDLDRQLQALVKTPPPEVVITYEGLPGAGTSRAYKLLEVDFLLNGQPLAVPGLDVLSGPGIHRLAALKVDEGSYTLVSRVTYTNDAWNLFSEESGFLWKMTASVTFQAQKGLRMRVRVLPAINPTAPDPRLKLKLSHDVSAEMTAPLADATLLAETPDAGSAPVAKLTPPPVEPPPVTPPPVTPPPVVVTPPVAVATGRDAPEQGPEAPGRLSLKVLVGKKPVAATAFIRGKGAPQRVLLEKGARKPSQVMVPPGEYTVDVIAKGFLAQTRQVKVTREKEASVSFVLAKAPAKKAQQAQVKNERVELPSLPRFAEKQAAPRKGSTTAMALLVDMMVRDESLRLKLEGHTDNREVPASARQSLSEARARAMADLLVRAGLSPSRIESTGLGDTRPKAPNLIPRGRELNRRVDIMLVRGK from the coding sequence GTGGCTTCTTCCTCCGTACAGGCACTGTGGCTTGCTCTCCTGGCGCTCTCGAGCAGCGCCACGGCGCTCGCGGCTGAACCCTCCACCGTCGAACAGCGGGCCCGAGAGGACCTGGACCGGCAGCTCCAGGCCCTGGTCAAGACGCCTCCCCCGGAGGTCGTCATCACCTACGAGGGACTGCCCGGCGCGGGGACGTCTCGCGCCTACAAGCTCCTGGAAGTGGACTTCCTCCTCAACGGCCAGCCGCTGGCGGTGCCGGGGCTGGATGTCCTGAGCGGGCCGGGCATCCACCGTCTGGCGGCGCTCAAGGTGGACGAGGGCTCCTATACGCTCGTCTCCCGCGTCACCTACACCAACGACGCCTGGAACCTCTTCAGCGAGGAGAGCGGCTTCCTCTGGAAGATGACGGCCTCCGTCACGTTCCAGGCGCAGAAGGGGCTGCGGATGCGGGTGCGCGTGCTGCCCGCCATCAACCCCACCGCGCCGGACCCTCGGCTCAAGCTGAAGCTGTCGCACGATGTATCGGCGGAGATGACCGCGCCGCTCGCGGACGCGACGCTGCTGGCGGAGACGCCGGACGCGGGCTCGGCGCCCGTGGCGAAGCTGACGCCTCCGCCCGTGGAGCCGCCGCCTGTCACGCCTCCTCCCGTGACGCCTCCTCCGGTTGTCGTGACGCCGCCGGTCGCGGTGGCGACAGGACGGGACGCCCCGGAGCAGGGACCCGAGGCGCCGGGCCGCTTGTCGTTGAAGGTGCTCGTGGGGAAGAAGCCCGTGGCCGCCACGGCGTTCATCCGGGGCAAGGGCGCGCCTCAGCGAGTGCTCCTGGAGAAGGGCGCGCGCAAGCCGTCGCAGGTGATGGTGCCCCCGGGCGAGTACACCGTGGATGTGATTGCCAAGGGCTTCCTCGCGCAGACGCGGCAGGTGAAGGTGACGCGCGAGAAGGAAGCCTCGGTGTCCTTCGTGCTGGCGAAGGCGCCGGCGAAGAAGGCGCAGCAGGCGCAGGTGAAGAACGAGCGCGTGGAGTTGCCCAGCTTGCCGCGCTTCGCGGAGAAGCAGGCCGCGCCTCGCAAGGGCTCCACCACGGCGATGGCGCTGCTGGTGGACATGATGGTGCGCGACGAGTCCCTGCGGCTGAAGCTGGAGGGCCATACGGACAATCGCGAGGTGCCGGCGTCGGCGCGTCAATCACTCTCGGAGGCTCGGGCCCGGGCGATGGCGGACCTGTTGGTCCGTGCTGGACTGAGTCCCTCGCGCATCGAGTCGACGGGGCTGGGCGACACGCGTCCCAAGGCGCCGAACCTGATTCCTCGCGGGCGCGAGCTGAACCGCCGCGTGGACATCATGCTCGTGCGCGGCAAGTAG
- a CDS encoding DUF2071 domain-containing protein: MRPESLAALVALATEPLGLEERELHARLLQAGVTDPMLALQALRGAGLVREQHRRWAPTPSGHEALREAARLLERSQDPSPSSPGMDECPSIPWLTQVQTHWVEAVSINYAVDADRLARLLPSPLLPEIHRGTAWVQVLMSSLRDMRPQGVSPLLGVCFYQVSYRAAVRYRNARGEWRRGGYFVRSETNDPVMQRVGNTLDEFRFHAFGEANMVMAREGDLLTVAVDPESAYPGGKLVAVFDTKPRTHPPLGSVWTGLQDLHEPLVECYDALGVSGDFVYVLTIDREPWNARFCTPVELYCEYFEEGPLAPGARLDSVLHLTECAYRWRPLRRERHAPFTGPVER, encoded by the coding sequence ATGAGGCCGGAATCCCTCGCGGCCCTGGTGGCGCTGGCGACCGAGCCCCTCGGCCTGGAGGAGCGCGAGCTCCACGCGCGACTCCTCCAGGCGGGTGTCACGGACCCGATGTTGGCATTGCAAGCACTCCGAGGCGCGGGCCTCGTGCGGGAGCAACATCGCCGCTGGGCCCCCACGCCGTCAGGTCACGAGGCCTTGCGCGAGGCCGCACGCCTGCTCGAACGAAGCCAGGACCCGAGCCCCAGCTCCCCCGGCATGGATGAATGCCCTTCCATCCCCTGGCTCACGCAAGTGCAGACACACTGGGTGGAGGCGGTGTCCATCAACTACGCGGTGGACGCGGACCGGCTCGCGCGGCTGCTCCCTTCTCCGCTGCTGCCCGAAATCCACCGGGGCACGGCATGGGTGCAGGTGCTGATGTCGTCGCTGCGTGACATGCGGCCCCAGGGAGTCTCTCCCTTGCTGGGGGTGTGCTTCTACCAGGTCAGCTATCGCGCGGCGGTGCGCTACCGCAATGCGCGGGGTGAGTGGCGGCGCGGCGGGTACTTCGTGCGCAGCGAGACGAATGACCCGGTGATGCAGCGCGTGGGCAATACCCTGGACGAGTTCCGCTTCCACGCCTTCGGCGAGGCGAACATGGTGATGGCTCGCGAGGGCGACCTGCTCACCGTCGCCGTCGACCCGGAGTCCGCGTACCCCGGGGGCAAGCTGGTCGCCGTGTTCGACACGAAGCCACGAACACACCCTCCCCTCGGCAGCGTGTGGACGGGGCTCCAGGACCTGCATGAGCCGCTGGTGGAGTGCTACGACGCGCTCGGCGTCTCGGGTGACTTCGTCTACGTGCTCACCATCGACCGCGAGCCGTGGAACGCCCGCTTCTGCACACCCGTGGAGCTGTACTGCGAATACTTCGAGGAGGGCCCGCTCGCACCCGGTGCGAGGCTGGACTCGGTGCTGCATCTGACGGAGTGCGCCTACCGCTGGCGGCCCCTGCGCCGGGAGCGCCACGCCCCTTTCACCGGACCCGTGGAACGGTGA
- a CDS encoding fumarate hydratase yields MTDFQFQDMLPLGKDETPYRLLTKDHVSTFEAGGRSFVQVAPEALTLLTREAMRDIAHLLRPGHLGQLSNILKDPEASANDRFVALELLKNANIAAGGVLPSCQDTGTAIVMGKRGQHVLTDGNDEEAISRGVFDTYRTSNLRYSQMAALDMYRETNTGNNLPAQIELYATGGDAYKFLFMAKGGGSANKSYLYQETKALLNPQSLLNFLDAKIRSLGTAACPPYHLAIVVGGTSAEFALKTAKYASARYLDTLPRDGNALGRGFRDVELEQEVLKLTQRMGIGAQFGGKYFCHDVRVIRLPRHGASCPVAIAVSCSADRQVLGKITRDGVFLEQLEADPAKYLPETTEADLSSDVVKLDLNRPMSELRAELSRYPIKTRVSLTGPMVVARDIAHAKLKERLDRGEGMPQYLKDRMVYYAGPAKTPEGYASGSFGPTTAGRMDAYVDQFQAEGGSFVMLAKGNRSQAVTDACKKHGGFYLGSIGGPAARLAKDCITKVEVLEYAELGMEAVWKIEVVDFPAFIVVDDKGNDFFAHINKPTAKK; encoded by the coding sequence ATGACCGACTTCCAGTTCCAGGACATGCTGCCGCTGGGCAAGGACGAGACGCCTTACCGGTTGCTCACGAAGGACCACGTCTCCACCTTCGAGGCCGGCGGACGCAGCTTCGTCCAGGTGGCCCCCGAGGCCCTCACCCTGTTGACCCGGGAGGCCATGCGGGACATCGCGCACCTGCTGCGCCCCGGTCACCTGGGTCAGCTCTCCAACATCCTCAAGGACCCGGAGGCGTCGGCCAATGACCGCTTCGTCGCGCTGGAGCTCCTGAAGAACGCCAACATCGCCGCCGGGGGCGTGCTGCCGTCCTGCCAGGACACGGGCACCGCCATCGTCATGGGCAAGCGGGGCCAGCACGTCCTCACCGACGGCAACGACGAAGAGGCCATCTCCCGCGGCGTGTTCGACACCTATCGCACGTCCAACCTGCGCTACTCGCAGATGGCCGCGCTCGACATGTATCGGGAGACGAACACCGGCAACAACCTGCCCGCGCAGATCGAGCTCTACGCGACGGGCGGCGACGCCTACAAGTTCCTCTTCATGGCCAAGGGCGGCGGCTCCGCCAACAAGAGCTACCTGTACCAGGAGACCAAGGCCCTGCTGAATCCGCAGAGCCTGCTCAACTTCCTCGACGCGAAGATTCGCTCGCTGGGCACCGCGGCGTGCCCGCCCTACCACCTGGCCATCGTCGTGGGCGGCACCTCCGCCGAGTTCGCGCTGAAGACGGCCAAGTACGCCTCCGCGCGCTACCTGGACACCCTGCCCCGCGACGGCAACGCCCTGGGCCGAGGCTTCCGCGACGTGGAGCTGGAGCAGGAGGTGCTCAAGCTCACGCAGCGCATGGGCATCGGCGCCCAGTTCGGCGGCAAGTACTTCTGTCACGACGTGCGCGTCATCCGCCTGCCTCGCCATGGGGCCTCGTGCCCGGTGGCCATCGCCGTGTCGTGCTCGGCGGACCGGCAGGTGCTCGGGAAGATCACCCGCGACGGCGTCTTCCTGGAGCAGTTGGAGGCCGACCCGGCGAAGTACCTCCCGGAGACCACCGAGGCGGACCTGTCCAGCGACGTGGTGAAGCTGGACCTCAACCGCCCCATGAGCGAGCTGCGCGCGGAGCTGTCCCGCTACCCCATCAAGACCCGCGTGTCGCTCACCGGCCCCATGGTCGTCGCGCGCGACATCGCCCACGCGAAGCTCAAGGAGCGCCTGGACCGCGGCGAGGGCATGCCGCAGTACCTGAAGGACCGCATGGTCTACTACGCGGGTCCCGCGAAGACGCCGGAAGGCTATGCCTCCGGCTCGTTCGGCCCGACGACGGCCGGACGCATGGACGCGTACGTGGACCAGTTCCAGGCGGAGGGCGGCAGCTTCGTGATGCTCGCCAAGGGCAACCGCTCCCAGGCCGTCACCGACGCGTGCAAGAAGCACGGGGGCTTCTACCTGGGCTCCATCGGTGGCCCCGCGGCGCGGCTCGCCAAGGACTGCATCACCAAGGTGGAAGTGCTCGAGTACGCCGAGCTGGGCATGGAGGCCGTCTGGAAGATCGAGGTCGTCGACTTCCCGGCCTTCATCGTGGTGGATGACAAGGGCAACGACTTCTTCGCCCACATCAACAAGCCCACCGCGAAGAAGTAG